A window of Verrucomicrobiota bacterium contains these coding sequences:
- a CDS encoding ROK family protein codes for MAKPIVGVDLGGTNIRFGLVSSKGEVLERSQCRTEGHEGAARTLERILDGIAGMLDKARAGVVGIGVGSPGPLDSSGTILHSPNIPGWGKIRLKDAVLKRFGLPCKVANDANCAALAEHWVGVGRGTCNLVHYTLGTGIGGGVIVEGRLLEGRDCAGAELGHVTIVPDGLLCGCGSQGCLETYASATGIVRRTLCRLLQGGPSVLARMKPETVTARVIHQAAKHGDRLALEIIEDTGRLLGIAIGAAINIFNPEVVSFSGGVANFGALLFKPMRAEVERRAFRAMVRGVRFPRSRLSDNAGMIGAARALLIDLGRDPV; via the coding sequence ATGGCGAAACCGATCGTGGGAGTTGATCTCGGAGGGACAAACATCCGCTTCGGGCTTGTATCGTCGAAGGGCGAGGTGCTCGAGCGCAGCCAGTGTCGCACCGAGGGACACGAGGGTGCGGCACGCACGCTCGAGCGCATTCTCGATGGGATCGCCGGGATGCTCGACAAGGCGCGGGCCGGCGTTGTGGGCATCGGTGTCGGATCGCCGGGGCCGCTCGACAGCAGCGGGACGATCCTCCATTCGCCCAACATCCCCGGCTGGGGCAAAATCCGGCTCAAGGACGCCGTGCTCAAGCGCTTCGGTCTGCCGTGCAAGGTGGCGAACGACGCGAACTGCGCCGCGCTGGCCGAGCACTGGGTCGGCGTGGGGCGCGGCACGTGCAACCTGGTCCATTACACGCTCGGTACGGGCATCGGCGGTGGTGTCATCGTCGAGGGGCGCCTGCTCGAGGGGCGCGATTGCGCGGGGGCCGAACTCGGCCACGTCACCATCGTGCCCGACGGGCTGCTCTGCGGGTGCGGCAGCCAGGGTTGCCTCGAAACGTACGCGTCGGCCACCGGCATTGTCAGGCGTACGCTCTGCCGTTTGCTCCAGGGCGGGCCGTCGGTGCTGGCGCGGATGAAGCCGGAGACGGTCACGGCGCGCGTCATTCATCAGGCGGCGAAACACGGCGACCGCCTCGCGCTCGAGATCATCGAGGACACGGGCCGTCTGCTCGGCATTGCCATTGGGGCTGCGATCAACATCTTCAACCCCGAGGTGGTCAGCTTCTCGGGCGGGGTGGCGAACTTCGGCGCCCTGCTGTTCAAGCCGATGCGGGCCGAGGTCGAGCGGCGCGCCTTTCGCGCCATGGTCCGCGGCGTGCGGTTTCCGCGCAGCCGCCTGAGCGACAACGCGGGCATGATCGGTGCGGCTCGCGCGCTGCTCATCGACCTGGGTCGCGACCCGGTGTAG